One Setaria viridis chromosome 5, Setaria_viridis_v4.0, whole genome shotgun sequence genomic region harbors:
- the LOC117857633 gene encoding protein ALTERED PHOSPHATE STARVATION RESPONSE 1 produces the protein MGCSNSKVDNEEPVRRCKDRRQLMKQLVRRRPELAAAHIAYLHALRNTGATLRDFAELESALSQQPPVGLAAPASPPPPPPPPPPEPSMTSSMPPSPRPPPPLPFSPITTVRKMEKRDNELPPPSLAFSPPGIRIRKVEKRDDELLPPPLAFSPPRIRTRKMEKRDDELHGDASMDEDEDDDDTDSCSTPLPPPLPPGVAWEDLDPYNSLNFPSPFADRNDREVASQVTMDDDPWVETNLEFDGEEDESVLDNDDGVVNRVQMNPVKSRALGDDNSSMVGWVTKDSDSTSVPWRNQKSLVQIVKEIDEYFLKAAASGSDVVILLDSAGGRPDALEIETKKVTGKNSKSAKVFSTLSWSWSFKSQHANSESSVLKSSDASGYGYHGKTLEKLYDEEQKLYKLVKDEEFARLQYKRHISMLQKLESGDHDKLHAERVRDAIEELQTRIISLEEAVSLACFSISKLRDEELYPQIIELSAGLVHMWRNMYECHQVQNNIAQQGSLLYNRPGGEPTSDSQFQATSQLEIEVSGWHSAFCNLITLQREYISILNQWIKLTDCLPDDDGLMKSSSGIRSLSEELQRALERLPEKVAAEAIKTFMSAIHSIVVQQSEERQLKKKSDNMESKFQTQLEKHSENAMQNSAQPPNKNQYSVSKNEMKLDAFRKQVEEEKARYLTSVKTSRTMTLNNLQTGLPKVFHALMGFSGVCVQAFEGISRCSEVAVSHSGAVSPAICA, from the exons ATGGGTTGCTCCAACTCCAAAGTGGACAATGAGGAGCCCGTGAGGAGGTGCAAGGACAGGAGGCAGCTCATGAAGCAGCTGGTGCGCCGACGTCCTGAGCTTGCAGCTGCACACATTGCGTACCTGCACGCCCTCCGCAACACAGGAGCCACTCTCCGAGATTTTGCCGAACTGGAGTCTGCATTGTCACAGCAGCCACCTGTAGGCCTTGCGGCACCTgcatcgcctcctcctcctccaccaccgcctcctcctgaACCATCGATGACATCCTCAATGCCACCCTCgccgcgccccccgccgcctcTGCCTTTTAGTCCAATAACCACCGTAAGAAAGATGGAGAAGAGGGATAATGAGCTCCCACCACCATCTCTGGCTTTTAGTCCACCAGGGATAAGAATAAGAAAGGTGGAGAAGAGGGATGATGAGCTCCTCCCACCACCTCTGGCTTTTAGTCCACCTAGGATAAGAACAAGAAAGATGGAGAAGAGGGATGATGAGCTCCACGGGGATGCTTCTatggatgaagatgaagatgatgatgatactgACAGCTGCTCAACTCCTCTACCCCCACCCCTCCCACCAGGTGTAGCATGGGAGGACTTGGATCCTTACAACTCCTTGAATTTTCCATCTCCATTTGCTGATAGGAACGATAGAGAAGTGGCCTCACAGGTTACCATGGATgatgatccttgggtggagaCAAACCTCGAATTtgatggagaggaggatgaaagTGTGCTTGACAATGATGATGGCGTTGTGAATAGGGTCCAGATGAATCCAGTGAAGAGTAGGGCTCTGGGTGATGACAACTCTTCAATGGTGGGCTGGGTAACAAAGGATTCAGACTCTACGTCAGTGCCTTGGAGGAATCAGAAGTCACTTGTACAGATTGTTAAGGAGATCGACGAGTACTTTCTGAAAGCAGCAGCAAGTGGGAGCGATGTTGTCATTCTTTTGGATTCTGCTGGTGGGCGGCCGGATGCCTTAGAGATTGAGACAAAGAAAG TTACAGGAAAAAATTCCAAATCTGCAAAGGTTTTCTCCACACTTTCTTGGAGCTGGTCTTTCAAATCTCAGCATGCTAACAGTGAATCCTCAGTTCTGAAGTCAAGTGATGCCTCTGGATACGGTTACCATGGCAAAACACTGGAGAAGCTTTATGATGAGGAGCAAAAACTCTATAAGTTAGTCAAG GATGAAGAATTTGCAAGGCTCCAGTACAAAAGGCACATCTCAATGCTACAAAAGCTGGAATCAGGGGACCATGATAAGCTACATGCAGAAAGAGTTCGGGATGCTATTGAGGAATTGCAAACTCGGATAATTTCATTGGAGGAAGCTGTGAGTTTGGCGTGTTTTTCCATATCAAAGCTCAGAGACGAGGAGTTGTATCCTCAGATTATTGAATTATCTGCAGG GCTTGTGCATATGTGGAGAAACATGTACGAGTGTCATCAGGTCCAGAACAACATTGCTCAGCAAGGTAGTCTCCTATATAACAGACCTGGGGGTGAGCCAACAAGTGACAGTCAATTCCAGGCAACATCTCAGCTGGAAATTGAGGTCTCTGGATGGCACAGTGCCTTCTGTAATCTCATCACATTGCAACGCGAATACATAAGCATCCTTAACCAATGGATTAAACTCACGGACtgccttcctgatgatgatgGCTTAATGAAAAGCTCATCCGGAATCCGTAGTCTCTCCGAGGAACTCCAGCGTGCTCTTGAGAGGCTACCCGAGAAG GTAGCAGCTGAAGCAATAAAGACTTTTATGTCAGCCATACACTCTATAGTTGTACAACAGAGTGAAGAGCGCCAACTGAAGAAAAAGTCAGATAACATGGAGAGCAAGTTCCAGACCCAGTTAGAGAAACACAGtgaaaatgcaatgcaaaactCAGCCCAGCCTCCAAATAAGAATCAGTATTCAGTATCAAAGAATGAAATGAAATTGGATGCATTTAGAAAGCAGGTTGAGGAGGAGAAGGCAAGATACCTAACCTCTGTAAAGACAAGCCGAACCATGACGCTGAACAATCTGCAGACAGGCCTTCCAAAGGTGTTCCATGCTCTGATGGGATTCTCAGGAGTGTGCGTGCAGGCATTTGAAGGTATCAGCAGGTGCAGTGAAGTCGCTGTTAGCCACTCTGGAGCGGTTTCGCCAGCCATTTGTGCGTGA